The following nucleotide sequence is from Aspergillus nidulans FGSC A4 chromosome I.
CAGAGTAGGAAACAGCAGATTCCGGGCGAGTGTTCAAGCCTTGTCGTTGCCAGATGGCTTCAAATCCGAGAGCCAACTTGGGAGTAACGGACTGGAGATAGCTTCCAACAAAGATACCGGTGAGGCCACCGTCCAAGTACGAAGGGTTGAAAGCCTtgagggaaagggagaagtCATCGCCAGTGTAGTCATTATCAAGCTGGATAAGACCCTGCTCGGCCCCGGGCATGATTTGGACATTGGTCTTGGTGACCAACTTCGGAGTCCACCGATAGTTGTAAAGGGCAGCAAGGCCACCATCGCTGCCGAAGTTACCCTGCATGAAGACCTGTCCACGAATTTCATTACTCAGAATTCTTTGAAGCTAGCGCAACGCGGATTTATTATTGCTTACACTGGAGGTTCCGTACATAGCGGAGAACGCGTACGGAGCCATGTTTCCTGAGCCGCCCATGGAGAAGGCATGCGACACGCGGAACAGGGGAGCCATACTGAACATCTTCGTCAGGTCCGCACGGAGACCTGAAAACATGAAGTTGGACAGCAGGACATCCTTCTGCACCTCCCTGCCAACATTTTCCACTGTTCCGGGATTGGGCAGGCCAAGGGCTGCCCTACGCTCGGAGAAAGAAGTGTAGGTATCCAGGAGGGCGGAGACGACGGAGTTGTCCGttagaaaagaaggaagtgCTAAATGGTCTGCCATTGTAGCTGATTTATGTGAGACGAGATGGTGGAAGCGATATTAAGTCAAAAGAGCCGGAGCTGATTGTTCGGTGGTCGTTGGAACGCGGCCGGTGTCGGTGGTAGGCAGGGAATGAAAGAATTTCAGATCAGCTCCGGAATTAAGCTTGAGAGGTAGCAGCTAGGCTTAACGACCTGAAGATACAGAACAGATCTCGCCGAATATTTGCGGAAGGTGAAATGGCGTAAAAAAGAGACACCACAGCAGCGAAGCGATGATTGATGATGTTGGTGGCTCCAGGAAACAGCTTCAGGATCGCAGTTCAGCCTTGAAAAAAAGTCATTTGGCTGGCTCTGCTTGGGGTTGCGTCTTGGGTCGCTCTGcgcggccgccgccgcctcagGCTATGTCGGGACGGGACTTTCTATTTGGCCGAAAATGATATAATGCAGTGGGATAGCGTATCTATGATTCGTCTTATTTACCTGCTACCTTTTCTACGGCGTTCAGTTCTCTTGTTTGTTCTGTTGATCCTCAAAGGGCTGTGGCTGTCTGATCTGTGACTTAATCGGGAGCCGCCTTTCCCCGCCAGTCCTTCTTCGTTAGAGCCTATCGGCAGGAAGAGTACCTATACCTACGCTGTCTACGAGCTGGGTTATCAGCACTTTCAAGCCTCGGTTGGCCCAACGtgctgttcttttcttttcccacGTTTCGCGGCCTCAAATAGGACTTTTTTCTTGATCTCTCATATTAGATTCCTCGATTGTACTATCCGTATCGCATTTTGCAGGAATTATTGTCATCAATACTTTCCACGATCTTTACAGCGTTTTGTATAGCTCTGGTGTCGGGCACTCTCCAACACCATGGATACTCTATTGTAAGCACTGCTTCTGTACTCACATGGATATATCACAATTTATGATGCTCGTTTCTTGCGTTCACAAATAAACTCTGAAGCTGCGCGAACTAACTTCAACTAGGACGGCGGATATTGTCGTCAACTCCCCACGGTTCCGGCGAAAGTCGTCAACATTTGTCGATGCCATCCATGATTTACCAGAGAAGGCAGACCTTGCGCCGGCTCAGTTGTACAGCACTGAGTCAGGTAGACTCTTCCACTCTGGACGGattgtcatcatcaccgtAGGCCTCCCTGCGAGGGGCAAGACGTGCGTTGAACCACGTAAGTTCGAAATGTGCATTTCTTCGAAACTGACGGCTAGCTAGTCACATGTCTGTGGCGATGGCACGTTACCTTCGATGGTAGGTTGGTTTGTACGACTTTCAAGGTTTAGCAGTCACCTGATCCGCGTTGTAGGCTAGGAGTCAAAACCAGGATCTTCCACCTGGGAGACTACCGACGTGCTACTATTCCTCACGGGCAGGACATACCGGATGATTACTTTTTTGTCAACGGTACGTACCAGCTAAGGCGAGTTGTGCGTAATATGTGATATGGATGTATGGGGATGTCATCAACGTTATCTGTCTGAAGCACTCAGCTACATGCCGAAAATCCAGGCTTGATAATGCTTGAACTTCTCTTCATACTTGATTCCACGTACAACATGCAACTGTCATATTCTTTGTTCCATTTACTTCTCTAACTAATCACGCATCTAGCATCTGCCTCTTCTGTTCTGCTCAGGCAGAAAATCGTGAAACGATGTCGTGAGGATATATATCAGTTCCTGAATGAGGAGAACGGCCAGATTGCTATTTACGATGCTGTGAAcccatcagcagctggacgGCGGTCCCTAGCAAATGAATTTGCGAAACATGATATCGAGGTCCGTCGAGTATCTCAGATCTAAGACACAATGCTTACCAGTATATTAGACGTTGTTCATTGAGTCATGGTGCGATGACTACCGGATCATTGAGGAAAACGTCCGCAGGGTTAAGATTTCATCGCCGGATGTTAGTGTATCCTGTGGATTTGCATTCGCTTCAATCGACACTAACTGCCGTCAGTATGTGGGTTGGTCATCCGAGGATGCCGTCAAACATTATCTAGCTCGGATATCCGCCCGAATCCCTCAGTTTCATAcaatggaagagaaagaccTCAATTATATAAAAGTGTGTACCTTGTAATTGTGATGTATCTGCCAGATTGCTAACTTGAAACAGATGATTAATGCGGGAGAAAGGCTGATTGTTAACAACAAAAGTTTCGGTTATCTGTCGAATCGGATAGTGTTCTATCTCCTTAACCTTCACATAAAGACCAGACGCACGTATTTTGCTCGGGTGGGTGACCTCTCTatcgaagcagaagaagagttGCTGACAGATTGAATCGCCAGGCGGGCGTCTCAGTGGAACCGAATTCCTACAAGGCGGATGGCCCTCTATCCGAACAAGGTCGAGATTACGCCAAGAAGATGACTGAAACTTTGCTGAAGGACAGGGAGTCCGAGAAGCAGGCGATGATCGACCGAGGAGAGACTGATTACGAGCTCAAGCCTTTGACGGTATGGACATCAACGAGACGTCGTACAGTCGAGACTGCAAAGTATTTGCATGAAAAGGGGTACAAAGTCCGGCAGAGATCACAACTGAGCCAGCTAAACCCTGGTGTCTGCGAACTGAAGTCAGAGAGAAGAATTAGAGAAGAGTATCCAGATGAAGTGGCTAAACATGAACT
It contains:
- a CDS encoding bifunctional fructose-2,6-bisphosphate 2-phosphatase/6-phosphofructo-2-kinase (transcript_id=CADANIAT00007281), with the protein product MDTLLTADIVVNSPRFRRKSSTFVDAIHDLPEKADLAPAQLYSTESGRLFHSGRIVIITVGLPARGKTCVEPPSHMSVAMARYLRWLGVKTRIFHLGDYRRATIPHGQDIPDDYFFVNASASSVLLRQKIVKRCREDIYQFLNEENGQIAIYDAVNPSAAGRRSLANEFAKHDIETLFIESWCDDYRIIEENVRRVKISSPDVSVSCGFAFASIDTNCRQYVGWSSEDAVKHYLARISARIPQFHTMEEKDLNYIKMINAGERLIVNNKSFGYLSNRIVFYLLNLHIKTRRTYFARAGVSVEPNSYKADGPLSEQGRDYAKKMTETLLKDRESEKQAMIDRGETDYELKPLTVWTSTRRRTVETAKYLHEKGYKVRQRSQLSQLNPGVCELKSERRIREEYPDEVAKHELDPYHHRYPRAESYHDLAVRLEPIILELEREQNDLLIIAHESVLRVLYGYLMACNAADIPFLEFPRDEIIEIIPESYQNEARRIQIPDLPEEIIPGSPEDIKIPVPSSGLNTPSVQGIGSPNDGVLTPQGGIRTPREPERISQQHVEDVV
- the tom40 gene encoding TOM complex pore protein TOM40 (transcript_id=CADANIAT00007280); protein product: MADHLALPSFLTDNSVVSALLDTYTSFSERRAALGLPNPGTVENVGREVQKDVLLSNFMFSGLRADLTKMFSMAPLFRVSHAFSMGGSGNMAPYAFSAMYGTSSVFMQGNFGSDGGLAALYNYRWTPKLVTKTNVQIMPGAEQGLIQLDNDYTGDDFSLSLKAFNPSYLDGGLTGIFVGSYLQSVTPKLALGFEAIWQRQGLNTRPESAVSYSARYKSDDWIASAQLQAQGVFTASYWKKISERVEAGVDMNLQFAPNAAAMMMGGPSKDGTTAIGAKYDFRASTFRAQVDSAGKVSCLLEKRIAMPIALTFAGEIDQAKQSAKVGLAVSLEIAGEEVMEQTEKADPSTMVTPPF